A genomic window from Helicobacter pylori includes:
- the alpB gene encoding Hop family adhesin AlpB, which produces MKQNLKPFKMIKENLMTQSQKVRFLAPLSLALSLSFNPLGAEEDGGFMTFGYELGQVVQQVKNPGKIKAEELAGLLNSTTTNNTNINVAGTGGNVAGTLGNLFMNQLGNLIDLYPTLNTSSIQQCGSNGTASSGATTATTTNSGSCFQGNLQLYDNMVSSIKTLGQQIKNNIFQGDNNTTSANLSNQLSELNTASVYLTYMNSFLNANNQAGGIFQNNTNQVYGNGVTAQQIAYILKQASITMGPSGDSGAATAFLDAALAQHVFNSANAGNDLSAKEFTSLVQNIVNDSQNALTLANNANISNSTGYQVSYGGDINQVRSTQLLNNTTNTLAKVTALNNELKANPWLGNFAAGNSSQVNAFNGFITKIGYKQFFGENKNVGLRYYGFFSYNGAGVGNGPTYNQVNLLTYGVGTDVLYNVFSRSFGSRSLNAGFFGGIQLAGDTYISTLRNSPQLANKPTATKFQFLFDLGLRMNFGILKKDLKSHNQHSIEIGVQIPTIYNTYYKAGGAEVKYFRPYSVYWVYGYAF; this is translated from the coding sequence ATGAAACAAAATTTAAAGCCATTCAAAATGATTAAGGAAAATTTAATGACACAATCTCAAAAAGTAAGATTCTTAGCCCCTTTAAGCCTAGCGTTAAGCTTGAGTTTCAACCCATTGGGCGCTGAAGAAGATGGGGGCTTTATGACCTTTGGTTATGAATTAGGTCAGGTGGTCCAGCAAGTGAAAAACCCGGGTAAGATCAAAGCTGAAGAATTAGCAGGCTTGTTAAACTCCACCACAACAAACAACACCAATATTAATGTTGCAGGCACAGGAGGCAATGTCGCTGGGACTTTGGGTAACCTTTTTATGAACCAATTGGGCAATTTGATTGATTTGTATCCTACTTTGAACACTTCAAGCATTCAACAATGTGGTAGTAACGGCACAGCCTCTAGTGGTGCTACCACTGCCACTACTACTAACAGTGGTTCTTGTTTCCAAGGTAACTTGCAACTTTATGACAACATGGTTAGCTCTATCAAAACCTTGGGTCAGCAAATCAAAAATAATATTTTTCAAGGCGATAACAACACCACGAGCGCAAACCTCTCCAACCAACTCAGCGAGCTTAACACCGCTAGCGTTTATTTGACTTACATGAACTCGTTCTTAAACGCCAATAACCAAGCGGGTGGGATTTTTCAAAATAACACCAATCAAGTTTATGGGAATGGGGTTACTGCCCAACAAATCGCTTACATCCTGAAGCAAGCTTCAATCACTATGGGGCCAAGCGGTGATAGCGGGGCTGCAACAGCGTTTTTGGATGCCGCTTTAGCGCAACATGTCTTCAACTCTGCCAACGCCGGGAATGATTTGAGCGCTAAGGAATTCACTAGCTTGGTGCAAAATATCGTCAATGATTCTCAAAACGCTTTAACCTTAGCCAACAACGCTAACATCAGCAATTCAACCGGTTATCAAGTGAGCTATGGTGGCGATATTAATCAGGTGCGTTCCACCCAGCTGTTAAACAACACCACAAACACTTTGGCTAAAGTTACCGCTTTGAATAACGAGCTTAAAGCCAACCCATGGCTTGGGAATTTCGCTGCCGGTAACAGCTCTCAAGTGAATGCGTTTAATGGGTTTATCACTAAAATCGGTTATAAGCAATTCTTTGGAGAAAACAAGAATGTGGGTTTACGCTACTATGGCTTCTTCAGCTATAATGGCGCGGGCGTGGGTAATGGCCCTACTTACAATCAAGTCAATCTGCTCACTTATGGGGTGGGGACTGATGTGCTTTACAATGTGTTTAGCCGCTCTTTTGGTAGCCGAAGTCTTAATGCGGGCTTCTTTGGGGGGATCCAACTCGCAGGGGATACCTATATCAGCACGCTAAGAAATAGCCCTCAACTTGCAAACAAACCTACCGCTACAAAATTCCAGTTCTTGTTTGACTTGGGCTTACGCATGAACTTTGGTATCTTGAAAAAAGACTTGAAAAGCCACAACCAG